A segment of the Coffea arabica cultivar ET-39 chromosome 8c, Coffea Arabica ET-39 HiFi, whole genome shotgun sequence genome:
CATACAGTTTTAAAGGCTATTCCAATTTAGCCTATCTAGCAATTTCCTTAACTATTGTAACATGGTGGTTTGTGCTTCTAGAAGGAGAAAATACGGAGAACATGATTATTGGTTCCAGAAGCTCGGACATGTTCAGTCTGTTTTGCTGTTGTGGTTTATGTAGATAGGAATAGCTGTTATAAAGGGTCAATTTTGGAAGTATCATTTATGTTGTAAATGTTGACAGGGGAGGTTAGCGTAGTTTCATAAGTTAAAGGAAGATGTAAGCAATCATTATTAATTTCAAGAGGTCATAAAATTACTTTCTGGACAGCAACTATTCTATGCAAAGGAAAAGGTAATTTAAGTGTTTGTAATTGTGGACAGGGTTGATGGTTTAGCCCTTTGATGCCCATTTCATGAATTTTGACAAGGTGCTCACTTGATTAATGTGTTAAAAAGGAGAATGTTGAGCACTAAAGGATGTGAGAGGAGAGGATTTTGgaatttataaaatttcatcGTATCATTTTAGATGTAAAGATTTAAAACCTTAGAATAACTGTTTGACAATTTTGAAAGAATTGGGCTTGAAACTATGTTCTTCTTCATTTCCTGATAAAGTGTGCTTAAAATCTAGAGGATTGCTTGTATATCAAGGCTGGAATTGAAGGGCAGCGGCACTTTGATTCTGAAACCTATAATTGGCCTTAGAGTTGAACATATTCTTAATATTTCTCCATTTAACATGTCTGGTTGCTCATTGGATGCATAAATTTCATGATGCCTAACTTAATTTTGATGAGCAGGAACCAGAGGACGTTCCGCCCCAAAAAAAGTGCACCCTCGGGAAGTAAGgtgcttttctttcttgtattgTCACTATATTTCTTATTTGATCTTTGTTATTGTGCTAGTGGTCCTGTCCGTTATTACTTCATTTGTCCAGGATATAGCTTATCTCACTTGTTTAATATCGTTAGTTTGATCAGGCATGCAtcctttgtattttttttcttcccttttttagtGGACTTTGCTTTGCCTTCTACTTTTATCAATCTTTTGTCCACCTTTTCGTTTCAGCCTGCCATTCTTGTGAGGACTTTTAAATGGTCATGGCAGATGATGAAATGATGCCTGTATGCTTAAGTTTTTATAGCTTCTCAGTAACTCCAGTGGGGTAATGCAAAGTAAATTTGATGAGTTGCAAGTATTAAAATGCAATAGATGTATTGAATTTGATCATAAATATAGGGTTTAATTGTGTGACGAACATAAAGTTCAGAACAGCAAAGTTATCATTGACAACTTTCGGTGTCTGATAGTGATTTCAATTATGCTGCATGCCAATACACAAAATGAGTTCTCATGCATCTtcttttcttatattttctgTTGCAGGGGGCACAGCTGAGAAAGCACATTGATGCTACTTTAGGTAGTGGAAACCTGAGAGAAGCTGTAAGGTTGCCACCAGGAGAAGATATTAACGAATGGCTCGCTGTTAACAGTACTCTCTTACTTTCTtatattttttcccctttcacTACATGTTCTTGCTATTATTTAGCGAAGATGTCACATTTACATAATTGTCAAAATTGTCTGCATCACATGACAAATTCTAGAGAAAGAAGTTGGCTGAGAAGCAGAATTAACTTTTCAGTTGTTGCTGTTTTTCATTGAATGCCATCAAGATACCTTGCCTTCCTTCATTTCACCTTTTTCTTTAAGAAGCCAGACAATATTAACTCACTCTACAAATTTCTGTTACTTTCGTATAGGCTTCAGTACTTTCACTTGGAATGTTTCTTCCATCACTGTTTATTTGGTGCAAGTGCACGATCTTATTGCAATAtacataaaaattataaataaagCTAAAGATTTCGAGTATGTGAATGAGTTACACATCAAAACAATGTGAAAAGATGTGTTCTCCCGTATATATTGCAGAAACAGTTTACTATTTATTAATCAATCTACTCTTTGAAACTTTCCATTTTGCCACTTCATTGGTGGAAAGTTTCTTGCATAACATTTATCCTGCAATCACTTTCTTTTTAGGAATGAAACTGAGTGGGTGTTACTTGGTTTCTTAATCTCCAGCTGTAGATTTCTTCAACCAGGTGAATCTGCTTTATGGCACTCTTACAGAATTCTGTACGCCAGAGAATTGCCAAACAATGACCGCTGGCCCTAAGTACGTTCTTCTTATCAAATTGTGTTGATGTTGCTTCTCTAAATAATTGTCTACAAGGTATGATGCCATGTGCTCTGTGCCAAAAAAACTATGGCTctttcaaattacagaaataTTTATTATAGACTGCATTGTGCAGATATATGCATTAAAAGTATCTGGCCTAGTTTGACTTTATCAATTAATCAGTATGTCTTTTCATTTTCAACCTGATGACTCTTGGCCGAACTTATAATGAATTTCCTGACCTTTTCCTTCTTACGCCTTATCACTGTGGTACAAAGTTCCTACCTGGGGGTCATGTGTTCAGGGTTGATATAGATTTTGATATTTATAGCTTTTGGAACTTTACATTACTCATCAGAGAACAATATACTCTACTCaacttggaaaactttgtgaGATGGGTGGAGATAATCTGCTTGAAGCGGTCTATTAAACTTTGTGAGATGGGTGTTGATAATCTGCTTGAAGCGGTCTAATTCTTGGATTAGGTCTATTTCACGTGTTATCGTTGAAACAGGTTTTTAGATCTTTTCAGAGTTCCTAGTTTTCTTTTACAAGACAAAATAGATCTATCTGATAGATAAAGTGGCTGGCCTGCTTTCACACTGTTTTTATTCCATCATCTAAGCTTCTAAGAGCCGCCCTGCCTAGTTATTTGAATAAAAGACTTGGGAGATGCTCTATTTCTCATAACCTTGGTACACAAGTTCAATTCTCATGATGGGGGGAATTGAGAAGTACATATAACATGGTTAAAGTTTACATTCTGATGGAGTGTCTGTACATATCAGCATAGACTTATGGACGGATTTTCTGGTATGAGGTGCCTCAGTGGTCCATCTTCACTTGTTTGTATTTTATTGGTGGCTTTGCATGCCATTATCGTGATGCACTTTTGGAAATTCTAACCAACTGTGACACAAAAAGTCTCATGTATTGTATGAACAAAAGAGATTCAGTTTCATACCTTTGGAGTGGGGTTTCTCGTTGAGTTAGTATTTTGTCTAGATTTTGTTGTGTAACTGAGTCATCCTGGTTTGATTCTTCAAGCATATATTGTCTGACATTTGTTCAAGTGTCTGACCTCGTTGGCAGATCCTTTATCCGCTTATCACTTTGCTGAATGAACTAAGAGCTTGGCAGCATTTTAATAATGTAAGATGCAAGATTTGTCAATTACTGAACTTCTTGCGATAAATCTCTTGAAGGAGGTTCAGATACATTTCCAGATGTTTCTGATGTGTTTAGTAATTGTTGTATGATGGTAGTACATCTCCAATTTTTTTATGTATGGAACAAAGATGCTAATGGTTGAAAAAATAACTTTTACAATAGATCTTTTGGTTAACAGTTCCATTATCTTGAAAAGTACTTTCAATCATGTACAAACATTGCAAAGTTGCTATTCTTCTTTCAGGAGATGTTGATTAGAAAACAAGTAAATAAGACATTATCTGTATATAGATCTTCTTTGCATTAGTGGCAacagaatttcttccaattctTAGGAGTACTATGTTTTAGACATATGACTATCTTTCTGACCAGCAGATAAAATCCTTCAGGTATGAGTATAGATGGGCTGATGGTGTACAGATCAAGAAACCTATTGAAGTTTCAGCGCCAAAGTATGTTGAGTACCTCATGGACTGGATTGAATCTCAGTTGGATGATGAGTCCCTATTTCCTCAAAAGCTTGGTAGTAACTTCTCATTAGTTTTAAAGCTTCATGCTAATTCAAAATTGAGATAGGGAAGGTATCCACTCTTTATTTGTCAGGTGCAATAATTATCTGTCTGACCTCGGTttattactttttattttttaatgttATAGGTGCACCATTTCCTGCCAACTTCAAGGATGTGGTGAAGACAATATTCAAACGCCTGTTCCGTGTATATGCACATATTTATCACTCTCATTTTCAGAAGATTGTGAGTCTTAAGGAGGAGGCGCATCTAAATACTTGCTTcaaacatttcattctttttactCATGTAAGTACATATTGCTCTTGGAATCTTAGTCAAATCCATGGATATTGAGGAAAATGTGCCTCTCTTAAAGCTCCTAAGAAATTGTGTCATTAGTCCATCATTGCGCGATTTTGTACCTTTTTAGCcatcttgctttcttttttcctttggcTTTGAGTTTATTTGCTTTTCACTATCTTATTTTTACTTTTGCTATCCGGATTAATgaaattgtttcaaattttgCTGTCACTCCTTGATTTCATATGCATTGCCCAAACTATATAGTGAACTTTGATAATGAAGCCTCTATCCGTGCATCTATATATCTGTTATGAGACAACTGTCAGCTCTGGTTAAGTTATTGTGATGAAATAATTGAACTGGGCACGAAGATGGAACTTCCTTTGGCCGTCAAAGAGTTTACTCTGGGAGACTATCTATGATTGAAGTTAATCTTGGAGACAGTCTATGACTCTATCCTTAAGAA
Coding sequences within it:
- the LOC113703865 gene encoding MOB kinase activator-like 1A isoform X1; this translates as MSLFGLGRNQRTFRPKKSAPSGSKGAQLRKHIDATLGSGNLREAVRLPPGEDINEWLAVNTVDFFNQVNLLYGTLTEFCTPENCQTMTAGPKYEYRWADGVQIKKPIEVSAPKYVEYLMDWIESQLDDESLFPQKLGAPFPANFKDVVKTIFKRLFRVYAHIYHSHFQKIVSLKEEAHLNTCFKHFILFTHEFQLIDKKELAPLHELIESIIVPY
- the LOC113703865 gene encoding MOB kinase activator-like 1A isoform X2 yields the protein MYEYRWADGVQIKKPIEVSAPKYVEYLMDWIESQLDDESLFPQKLGAPFPANFKDVVKTIFKRLFRVYAHIYHSHFQKIVSLKEEAHLNTCFKHFILFTHEFQLIDKKELAPLHELIESIIVPY